The Enterobacter kobei genome has a segment encoding these proteins:
- the tauA gene encoding taurine ABC transporter substrate-binding protein, with protein MAISSRITLLGALALWAFQAQAVDVTVAYQTSAEPAKVAQADNTFAKASGANVDWRKFDSGASVVRALASGDVQIGNIGSSPLAVAASQQVPIEVFLLASQLGNSEALVVKKNITKPEDLIGKRIAVPFISTTHYSLLAALKHWGIKPGQVQILNLQPPAIIAAWQRGDIDGAYVWAPAVNELEKDGTVLTDSEKVGQWGAPTLDVWVVRKDFAEKHPEVVKAFAKSALDAQQPYISNPDEWLKQPANLEKLARLSGVPEADVPGLVKGNTYLTPAQQVQQLTGPVNKAIVDTATFLKAQGKVPAVAADYSQYVTDRFVK; from the coding sequence ATGGCAATTTCATCGCGAATCACACTTCTCGGCGCGCTGGCGCTGTGGGCCTTTCAGGCGCAGGCGGTAGACGTCACCGTCGCGTATCAAACCTCTGCGGAACCGGCGAAAGTTGCGCAGGCGGATAACACCTTTGCCAAAGCGAGCGGCGCGAACGTCGACTGGCGCAAGTTCGACAGTGGGGCGTCCGTCGTGCGTGCGTTAGCCTCCGGCGACGTGCAGATCGGCAATATCGGATCCAGCCCGCTGGCGGTCGCGGCCAGCCAGCAGGTGCCGATTGAGGTGTTCCTGCTCGCCTCGCAGCTCGGTAACTCTGAAGCGCTGGTGGTGAAGAAAAACATCACCAAACCGGAAGACCTGATCGGCAAGCGCATCGCCGTGCCGTTTATCTCTACCACCCACTACAGCCTGCTGGCGGCGCTCAAACACTGGGGCATCAAGCCGGGGCAGGTTCAGATTCTTAATCTCCAGCCACCCGCGATAATCGCGGCCTGGCAGCGTGGGGATATTGACGGAGCCTATGTCTGGGCCCCAGCCGTGAACGAGCTGGAAAAAGATGGCACCGTGCTGACCGACTCCGAAAAGGTGGGCCAGTGGGGCGCGCCGACGCTCGACGTGTGGGTCGTGCGCAAAGACTTTGCTGAGAAACATCCCGAGGTGGTGAAAGCCTTTGCCAAAAGCGCCCTCGACGCCCAACAGCCCTATATCAGTAACCCCGATGAATGGCTGAAGCAGCCCGCCAATCTTGAAAAACTCGCCCGACTGAGCGGCGTGCCGGAAGCGGACGTGCCGGGGCTGGTGAAAGGCAATACCTACCTGACCCCTGCGCAGCAGGTGCAGCAGCTGACCGGGCCGGTGAACAAAGCGATTGTCGATACCGCCACCTTCCTGAAAGCGCAGGGCAAAGTGCCCGCGGTAGCGGCGGATTACAGCCAGTACGTCACCGACCGCTTTGTGAAATAA
- the tauB gene encoding taurine ABC transporter ATP-binding subunit, producing the protein MLSITNLYADYGGKPALEEINLTLASGELLVVLGPSGCGKTTLLNLIAGFVPYQRGTIQLEGKKVEGPGAERGVVFQNEGLLPWRNVQENVAFGLQLAGGNREQRLETARQMLKKVGLEGAEKRFIWQLSGGQRQRVGIARALAANPQLLLLDEPFGALDAFTREQMQTLLLRLWHETGKQVLLITHDIEEAVFMATELVLLSPGPGRVVERLPLEFARRYVAGEPVRSIKSDPQFIDQREYILSRVFDQREAFS; encoded by the coding sequence ATGCTGAGCATAACTAACCTGTATGCCGATTACGGCGGCAAACCCGCGCTGGAGGAGATCAACCTGACGCTGGCCAGCGGTGAACTGCTGGTGGTGCTGGGCCCCTCCGGGTGTGGGAAAACCACGCTACTGAATCTGATTGCCGGTTTTGTCCCTTATCAGCGTGGCACCATCCAACTGGAAGGCAAAAAGGTGGAAGGCCCCGGCGCCGAGCGCGGCGTGGTTTTCCAGAATGAAGGTTTGCTCCCCTGGCGCAACGTGCAGGAAAACGTGGCATTTGGGCTACAGCTTGCGGGGGGGAACCGCGAACAGCGGCTGGAAACGGCACGGCAGATGCTGAAAAAAGTGGGTCTCGAAGGGGCGGAAAAACGCTTTATCTGGCAGCTTTCCGGCGGTCAGCGCCAGCGTGTCGGCATTGCCCGTGCGCTGGCGGCAAACCCGCAGCTGTTGCTGCTGGACGAGCCGTTCGGCGCGCTGGACGCCTTCACCCGCGAGCAGATGCAAACCCTGCTGTTGCGTCTCTGGCATGAGACGGGCAAGCAGGTCCTGTTGATCACCCACGACATCGAAGAAGCGGTGTTTATGGCGACCGAGCTGGTGCTGTTATCGCCGGGGCCGGGGCGCGTGGTGGAACGCTTGCCGCTCGAGTTCGCGCGCCGTTATGTCGCCGGAGAACCCGTGCGCAGCATCAAATCCGATCCGCAGTTTATCGACCAGCGTGAGTACATCCTAAGCCGCGTGTTTGACCAACGGGAGGCTTTCTCATGA
- the tauC gene encoding taurine ABC transporter permease TauC, with product MSIVFSEKTRRTRQALRWPFSRQLTLSVGTLLVLLAVWWLVAALQWISPLFLPPPGQVLAKLIALAGPQGFMDATLWQHLGASLTRILVALLAAVMIGIPVGIAMGLSPTVRGILDPLIELYRPVPPLAYLPLMVIWFGIGETSKILLIYLAIFAPVAMSALAGVKSAQQVRIRAAQSLGASRTQVLLFVILPGALPEILTGLRIGLGVGWSTLVAAELIAATRGLGFMVQSAGEFLATDVVLAGIAVIAAIAFGLELGLRALQRRLTPWHGEIQ from the coding sequence ATGAGCATCGTCTTCAGTGAAAAAACGCGCCGCACGCGTCAGGCGCTGCGCTGGCCGTTCTCCCGCCAGCTCACGTTGAGCGTCGGGACGCTGCTGGTGTTACTGGCGGTGTGGTGGCTGGTGGCGGCACTGCAGTGGATCAGCCCGCTTTTTCTGCCGCCGCCGGGACAGGTGCTGGCCAAACTTATTGCCCTCGCCGGGCCGCAGGGGTTTATGGATGCCACGCTCTGGCAGCATCTGGGCGCAAGCCTGACGCGCATTCTGGTGGCGCTGCTGGCGGCGGTGATGATCGGCATTCCGGTTGGCATCGCGATGGGCTTAAGCCCGACGGTGCGCGGCATCCTCGATCCGCTGATTGAGCTTTACCGCCCGGTGCCGCCGCTGGCCTATCTGCCGCTAATGGTAATTTGGTTTGGCATCGGTGAAACGTCAAAAATCCTGCTGATCTATCTGGCGATTTTCGCCCCGGTTGCGATGTCGGCGCTGGCGGGCGTCAAAAGTGCCCAGCAGGTGCGGATCCGCGCGGCGCAGTCGCTGGGCGCCAGCCGGACACAGGTGCTGCTGTTCGTGATTTTACCGGGCGCGCTGCCGGAGATCTTAACCGGGCTGCGCATCGGCCTCGGCGTGGGGTGGTCCACGCTGGTGGCGGCAGAGCTGATCGCCGCCACGCGAGGATTAGGGTTTATGGTGCAGTCGGCGGGAGAGTTCCTGGCGACTGACGTGGTGCTGGCAGGGATCGCAGTCATTGCCGCGATCGCCTTCGGATTAGAGCTGGGGCTGCGCGCGCTACAGCGTCGTCTGACGCCCTGGCATGGAGAAATACAATGA
- the tauD gene encoding taurine dioxygenase produces the protein MSERLTITPLGPYIGAQVSGLDVTRPLSDNQFEQLYHAVLRHQVVFLREQAITPQQQRALALRFGDLHIHPVYPHAEGVEEIIVLDTHNDNPPDNDNWHTDVTFIETPPAGAILAAKMLPETGGDTLWASGIAAFEALSAPFRTLLSGLRAEHDFKKSFQEYKYRKSEEEHQRWLDAVAKHPPLLHPVVRTHPVTGKQALFVNEGFTTRIVDVTEKESEALLRFLFAHITKPEFQVRWRWQENDLAIWDNRVTQHYANADYLPQRRIMQRATILGDKPFYRP, from the coding sequence ATGAGTGAACGTCTGACCATTACCCCGCTGGGGCCGTATATTGGCGCGCAGGTGTCGGGCCTGGATGTAACCCGTCCGCTGAGCGATAACCAGTTCGAGCAGCTGTATCACGCGGTGCTGCGCCATCAGGTGGTGTTCCTGCGCGAGCAGGCGATCACCCCGCAGCAGCAGCGCGCGCTGGCGCTACGCTTTGGCGATCTGCATATCCATCCGGTCTATCCGCATGCGGAAGGGGTGGAGGAGATTATCGTCCTGGATACCCATAACGATAATCCGCCGGATAATGACAACTGGCACACCGATGTGACCTTTATCGAGACGCCGCCCGCAGGGGCGATCCTCGCGGCAAAAATGCTGCCGGAGACCGGAGGCGATACGCTGTGGGCGAGCGGCATTGCGGCTTTCGAGGCGCTGTCCGCACCGTTCCGGACGCTGCTGAGTGGTCTGCGGGCGGAGCACGATTTCAAAAAATCGTTCCAGGAATACAAGTACCGTAAAAGCGAAGAGGAGCATCAGCGCTGGCTGGATGCGGTTGCAAAACATCCTCCGCTGCTGCACCCGGTGGTGCGTACCCATCCGGTCACGGGCAAGCAGGCGTTATTCGTGAACGAAGGGTTTACCACGCGCATTGTGGACGTGACGGAAAAAGAGAGCGAGGCGCTGCTACGCTTCCTGTTTGCGCATATCACCAAACCGGAGTTTCAGGTGCGCTGGCGCTGGCAGGAGAACGATCTGGCGATCTGGGATAACCGCGTGACGCAGCACTATGCCAATGCGGACTATCTGCCGCAGCGTCGGATTATGCAGCGGGCGACGATTTTGGGGGATAAGCCGTTTTATCGCCCTTGA